In one Solanum dulcamara chromosome 1, daSolDulc1.2, whole genome shotgun sequence genomic region, the following are encoded:
- the LOC129894444 gene encoding bidirectional sugar transporter SWEET7-like: protein MVFNKEIARFAVGVIGNIISLILFLSPLPTFYRIWKKKSVEQFSPYPYVATFVNCGLWVLYGIPLVHPHSILVVTINGTGLAIEVVYLMLFLLYSEKKKRMKILLIIVGEIIFLASLAILVLTLVQTHKKRSTIVGSICMVGNILMYASPLAIMKLVVRSKSVEFMPFFLSLFSFLNGVSWTTYALIRFDAFILVPNSMGTALGLAQLLLYGMYYKSTKRQNAERQAQGELGLPEKKISNLARV from the exons ATGGTTTTTAATAAAGAGATTGCTCGTTTTGCTGTTGGTGTTATTG GGAACATCATTTCACTCATCTTGTTTCTGTCACCTTT GCCAACATTTTATCGAATCTGGAAGAAGAAATCAGTAGAGCAATTTTCACCATATCCATATGTTGCCACATTTGTAAATTGTGGTCTATGGGTACTCTATGGAATACCACTTGTACATCCACACAGCATACTAGTTGTGACCATAAATGGGACAGGACTTGCCATTGAGGTTGTGTACCTAATGCTGTTCTTATTGTActctgaaaagaaaaaaaggatgaAAATATTGCTCATTATTGTTGGTGAGATTATTTTCTTGGCTTCACTTGCAATACTTGTTCTAACCCTTGttcaaacacacaaaaaaagatcTACTATTGTAGGCAGTATTTGTATGGTTGGCAACATTTTGATGTATGCTTCTCCTCTGGCTATCATG AAATTGGTGGTGAGAAGCAAAAGTGTGGAGTTCATGCCCTTCTTCCTTTCCCTTTTCTCATTTCTGAATGGTGTTAGTTGGACTACTTATGCCCTCATTCGTTTCGATGCCTTCATTCTT GTACCAAATTCTATGGGAACTGCCCTTGGACTAGCCCAACTGTTGCTTTATGGGATGTATTACAAGTCCACAAAGAGACAAAATGCAGAAAGACAGGCCCAAGGAGAGCTGGGCCTACCTGAGAAGAAGATAAGCAACCTTGCAAGAGTTTAA